One genomic window of Quercus lobata isolate SW786 chromosome 9, ValleyOak3.0 Primary Assembly, whole genome shotgun sequence includes the following:
- the LOC115958923 gene encoding protein FAR1-RELATED SEQUENCE 5-like isoform X3 yields the protein MLEILKRHIKKKRMISDSAEMELDVDLDSKIIDCSIGREICVTEAGEMLDLYEGRELGIHEIDNNVEPYVGMEFESEEAAMMYYDAYAKCLGFIIRVGNCHRSGREGSVISRRFLCNKEGFRVNNNKTRNTRSLEVRKPRQITREGCKAMIMVRKEKTGKWVVTKLETKHNHPMGISVGKGRRCTVQARPQVLMNAAENVFCFL from the exons at GCTGGAAATACTGAAGAGGCATATCAAGAAAAAGAG AATGATTTCAGATTCTGCTGAGATGGAACTTGATGTGGACTTGGACAGCAAGATAATAGATTGCTCAATTGGAAGGGAGATTTGTGTTACCGAGGCTGGAGAAATGCTTGATTTATATGAGGGGAGAGAGTTAGGTATACATGAAATAGATAATAATGTGGAACCTTATGTTGGGATGGAGTTTGAATCTGAAGAGGCAGCTATGATGTATTATGATGCATATGCTAAGTGTTTGGGCTTCATTATCAGAGTTGGTAATTGCCATCGTTCAGGTCGTGAAGGATCAGTTATCAGTCGAAGGTTTCTTTGTAACAAAGAAGGTTTCCGTGTTAATAATAACAAGACAAGAAATACAAGAAGTCTCGAAGTGAGGAAGCCAAGGCAGATTACTAGGGAGGGTTGCAAGGCTATGATTATGGTGAGGAAAGAGAAGACAGGAAAATGGGTTGTCACAAAGCTTGAAACAAAACATAATCACCCAATGGGGATATCTGTTGGCAAGGGTCGTAGGTGTACAGTTCAGGCCAGACCGCAG GTCCTTATGAACGCGGCAGAAAATGTTTTTTGCTTCCTTTGA
- the LOC115962211 gene encoding uncharacterized protein LOC115962211, with amino-acid sequence MENQHVCNNEHSLVFNEDERRGILCWACREPVLGPSYSCIKCNKFHHHKSCAELPRELQHPLHPKHSLILFAEWKCVCDEEYSKCEVCKEFLEEYTYGCSHCNFNLHSKCASLPLTIETEVHDHPLTRIWKSIKFTCDLCGKEGNVPFLCAPCNFCIHPSCASYVRNVKVIRHDHILHLTISSLETNQSVSQFCRLCVQKVDIDYGFYYCLSCDFVAHLDCAMDKENREDINLLKLTDESKNNDLDLDGSINSKTYIEKKINVGEDGIEIATEIEHFSHEHDLKLTDKVENNKKCDGCLQVFLPPFYSCTKCNFFLHKSCIELPRKKRHPLHRHPLNLLPKAPYRSKLFRCDACCQDCNGFTYHCEECNFDLDVQCSLMLDILIHKGHEHHLYLSNTRYEQNCSSCDFESFQVYRCITCEFALDFKCATLPLTTRYKQHEHPFTLSYAVEDDSGEYYCDICEEERDPKHWFYYCADCSYPAHPKCILGNYPNFKFGSAHSFYCHPHPLTFIEKTKDHPTCHKCGHPCEEFIYQCAPCNFNLHRPCLWK; translated from the coding sequence ATGGAAAATCAACATGTTTGCAACAATGAGCATTCTTTGGTGTTCAATGAAGACGAGAGAAGAGGAATTCTTTGTTGGGCGTGCAGGGAACCAGTATTGGGTCCTAGCTACAGTTGCATAAAATGCAACAAGTTTCACCATCATAAATCATGTGCAGAATTACCTCGTGAGTTGCAACATCCTTTGCATCCAAAAcattctctcattctctttGCGGAATGGAAATGTGTTTGCGACGAAGAGTATAGCAAATGCGAAGTCTGCAAAGAATTTCTTGAGGAATACACTTACGGTTGTTCCCACTGCAACTTTAACCTTCACAGCAAATGCGCTTCTTTACCGCTCACCATAGAAACTGAAGTCCATGACCACCCATTAACACGCATATGGAAGTCAATAAAGTTCACTTGTGACCTTTGTGGCAAAGAAGGCAATGTGCCATTTCTTTGTGCACCATGCAATTTCTGTATTCATCCAAGTTGTGCGTCTTATGTACGCAATGTCAAAGTTATACGTCATGACCACATCCTCCACCTTACCATTTCTTCTCTTGAAACCAATCAATCTGTTTCCCAATTTTGTCGCCTCTGTGTTCAGAAAGTGGACATAGATTATGGGTTTTATTATTGCTTGAGTTGCGATTTTGTTGCCCACCTTGACTGTGCTATGGACAAGGAAAATAGAGAGGACATAAATTTGCTGAAACTGACAGATGAGTCAAAAAATAATGATCTAGACCTGGATGGATCTATAAACTCAAAAACttacatagaaaaaaaaatcaatgtagGTGAAGATGGAATTGAAATTGCCACAGAAATCGAACACTTCAGTCATGAGCATGACTTAAAGCTTACGGATAAGGTTGAGAATAACAAAAAATGTGATGGTTGCTTACAAGTCTTTCTCCCTCCATTTTACAGTTGTACCAAGTGCAACTTCTTTCTTCATAAATCTTGTATTGAATTACCTAGAAAAAAACGACACCCACTTCATCGACACCCACTCAACCTTCTCCCAAAGGCACCTTATAGGAGTAAGTTATTTAGGTGTGATGCTTGTTGCCAAGATTGCAATGGCTTCACCTACCATTGTGAGGAATGCAACTTTGATCTTGATGTTCAATGTAGTTTGATGTTGGACATCCTTATCCACAAAGGTCACGAGCATCATCTTTACCTCTCCAACACAAGATATGAACAAAATTGCAGTAGTTGTGACTTTGAAAGTTTCCAAGTATATCGTTGTATTACTTGTGAATTTGCATTAGACTTTAAATGTGCTACACTGCCACTTACTACTAGGTACAAACAACATGAGCATCCCTTCACTCTCAGTTATGCTGTTGAAGATGACTCTGGTGAATATTATTGTGATATATGTGAAGAGGAACGAGACCCAAAGCATTGGTTCTACTACTGTGCAGATTGTAGTTATCCTGCTCATCCAAAATGTATTCTTGGCAACTATCCAAATTTTAAGTTTGGAAGTGCTCACTCATTTTATTGTCACCCACACCCCCTTACTTTCATTGAGAAAACTAAAGACCATCCTACTTGTCACAAATGTGGTCATCCCTGTGAAGAATTTATCTACCAATGTGCCCCGTGTAATTTCAACTTGCATAGACCTTGTTTATGGAAATGA
- the LOC115958923 gene encoding protein FAR1-RELATED SEQUENCE 5-like isoform X1 yields MLEILKRHIKKKRMISDSAEMELDVDLDSKIIDCSIGREICVTEAGEMLDLYEGRELGIHEIDNNVEPYVGMEFESEEAAMMYYDAYAKCLGFIIRVGNCHRSGREGSVISRRFLCNKEGFRVNNNKTRNTRSLEVRKPRQITREGCKAMIMVRKEKTGKWVVTKLETKHNHPMGISVGKGRRCTVQARPQDEKDKKIRELSTELGRANQQIAQCQEQLKIILKYIEQHANHLTKSVQKIVENVKEVDAEGQRVTI; encoded by the exons at GCTGGAAATACTGAAGAGGCATATCAAGAAAAAGAG AATGATTTCAGATTCTGCTGAGATGGAACTTGATGTGGACTTGGACAGCAAGATAATAGATTGCTCAATTGGAAGGGAGATTTGTGTTACCGAGGCTGGAGAAATGCTTGATTTATATGAGGGGAGAGAGTTAGGTATACATGAAATAGATAATAATGTGGAACCTTATGTTGGGATGGAGTTTGAATCTGAAGAGGCAGCTATGATGTATTATGATGCATATGCTAAGTGTTTGGGCTTCATTATCAGAGTTGGTAATTGCCATCGTTCAGGTCGTGAAGGATCAGTTATCAGTCGAAGGTTTCTTTGTAACAAAGAAGGTTTCCGTGTTAATAATAACAAGACAAGAAATACAAGAAGTCTCGAAGTGAGGAAGCCAAGGCAGATTACTAGGGAGGGTTGCAAGGCTATGATTATGGTGAGGAAAGAGAAGACAGGAAAATGGGTTGTCACAAAGCTTGAAACAAAACATAATCACCCAATGGGGATATCTGTTGGCAAGGGTCGTAGGTGTACAGTTCAGGCCAGACCGCAG GATGAGAAAGATAAGAAAATACGGGAACTGTCCACGGAACTCGGTCGTGCGAACCAACAAATAGCACAGTGCCAGGAgcaactaaaaataattttgaaatatattgaaCAACATGCAAACCACCTTACAAAAAGTGTTCAAAAAATAGTTGAGAATGTAAAAGAAGTTGATGCTGAGGGTCAAAGAGTAACTATATGA
- the LOC115958923 gene encoding protein FAR1-RELATED SEQUENCE 5-like isoform X4, whose protein sequence is MLEILKRHIKKKRMISDSAEMELDVDLDSKIIDCSIGREICVTEAGEMLDLYEGRELGIHEIDNNVEPYVGMEFESEEAAMMYYDAYAKCLGFIIRVGNCHRSGREGSVISRRFLCNKEGFRVNNNKTRNTRSLEVRKPRQITREGCKAMIMVRKEKTGKWVVTKLETKHNHPMGISVGKGRRCTVQARPQFTE, encoded by the exons at GCTGGAAATACTGAAGAGGCATATCAAGAAAAAGAG AATGATTTCAGATTCTGCTGAGATGGAACTTGATGTGGACTTGGACAGCAAGATAATAGATTGCTCAATTGGAAGGGAGATTTGTGTTACCGAGGCTGGAGAAATGCTTGATTTATATGAGGGGAGAGAGTTAGGTATACATGAAATAGATAATAATGTGGAACCTTATGTTGGGATGGAGTTTGAATCTGAAGAGGCAGCTATGATGTATTATGATGCATATGCTAAGTGTTTGGGCTTCATTATCAGAGTTGGTAATTGCCATCGTTCAGGTCGTGAAGGATCAGTTATCAGTCGAAGGTTTCTTTGTAACAAAGAAGGTTTCCGTGTTAATAATAACAAGACAAGAAATACAAGAAGTCTCGAAGTGAGGAAGCCAAGGCAGATTACTAGGGAGGGTTGCAAGGCTATGATTATGGTGAGGAAAGAGAAGACAGGAAAATGGGTTGTCACAAAGCTTGAAACAAAACATAATCACCCAATGGGGATATCTGTTGGCAAGGGTCGTAGGTGTACAGTTCAGGCCAGACCGCAG TTTACTGAATAG
- the LOC115958923 gene encoding protein FAR1-RELATED SEQUENCE 5-like isoform X2, with the protein MISDSAEMELDVDLDSKIIDCSIGREICVTEAGEMLDLYEGRELGIHEIDNNVEPYVGMEFESEEAAMMYYDAYAKCLGFIIRVGNCHRSGREGSVISRRFLCNKEGFRVNNNKTRNTRSLEVRKPRQITREGCKAMIMVRKEKTGKWVVTKLETKHNHPMGISVGKGRRCTVQARPQDEKDKKIRELSTELGRANQQIAQCQEQLKIILKYIEQHANHLTKSVQKIVENVKEVDAEGQRVTI; encoded by the exons ATGATTTCAGATTCTGCTGAGATGGAACTTGATGTGGACTTGGACAGCAAGATAATAGATTGCTCAATTGGAAGGGAGATTTGTGTTACCGAGGCTGGAGAAATGCTTGATTTATATGAGGGGAGAGAGTTAGGTATACATGAAATAGATAATAATGTGGAACCTTATGTTGGGATGGAGTTTGAATCTGAAGAGGCAGCTATGATGTATTATGATGCATATGCTAAGTGTTTGGGCTTCATTATCAGAGTTGGTAATTGCCATCGTTCAGGTCGTGAAGGATCAGTTATCAGTCGAAGGTTTCTTTGTAACAAAGAAGGTTTCCGTGTTAATAATAACAAGACAAGAAATACAAGAAGTCTCGAAGTGAGGAAGCCAAGGCAGATTACTAGGGAGGGTTGCAAGGCTATGATTATGGTGAGGAAAGAGAAGACAGGAAAATGGGTTGTCACAAAGCTTGAAACAAAACATAATCACCCAATGGGGATATCTGTTGGCAAGGGTCGTAGGTGTACAGTTCAGGCCAGACCGCAG GATGAGAAAGATAAGAAAATACGGGAACTGTCCACGGAACTCGGTCGTGCGAACCAACAAATAGCACAGTGCCAGGAgcaactaaaaataattttgaaatatattgaaCAACATGCAAACCACCTTACAAAAAGTGTTCAAAAAATAGTTGAGAATGTAAAAGAAGTTGATGCTGAGGGTCAAAGAGTAACTATATGA